Proteins encoded together in one Impatiens glandulifera chromosome 1, dImpGla2.1, whole genome shotgun sequence window:
- the LOC124919462 gene encoding uncharacterized protein LOC124919462, with protein sequence MKQKNWFPTNPSGATKLEEDNSSENSEDFSNRLPLPYIRKQTIPPAPSQSQSAIDWLPDFADYSWIAYGASSLLVISHLPTPLSKQETLIGPILSQVFELSNDGSGAVTAVSWCLSTPSNGDLAAALGNCIGLFSNLEGSFCWRQTTVLVQSTKVEAIKWTGSGDGIISCGVDVVFWRKKSISWEIAWKFKPKVPHTLVSATTFLEGPSATAPFSDVHIEVSSSAIIEASKSVLVYHGDFVTSKYVKYELRHPQPVSMIQWRPSGGRLSELDGKHLPRHVLLTCCLDGTARVWSEIGEGRIKRMNNKDINDKKNPRRSFHVVAVIEINQALNASLGFNVFVRWATEVNNIPNAGSGADQHVSSVGYPNDTIGRCEWLVAFGPHKLVSFWAIHCLDDHSPMRFPRVTLWKRQELTDTEMAIGGSLVDTVVVSRNQAFGPPAFFHFVGLLPSNFILRSHFNIQISSKIEDESSSISGEENIMSTVLNLKGHSGKILHVLVHPCKSETQIAVSLDSNGLVLFWSISANSNCFTGLPTLKPAWKPCGWMVVQDPYPKYTSLTWAPSLSVEYHILLMGHTGGVDCILVKISRTDDDETSFHKLCTLPLTCLSLENGPHELYSIPLPSTCKETFIFNSYILLAICKKPFQALSWKITMHSYDSDQTFCQCKFEAVNKDCTMLFESNFAGKTYCIAINSCSSVLPDSHENDEVTSFSVVCPNISILSEKQNLYMGNELCGPYPVYHMATGSSNGSIKLWRSVLEDESRSRLHWELMGMLDAHEGQISVISATDCGRKIATVSSVDHLATVHIWELVYIAHSGKFILEDTLSLEGEIISINWLTVGNGQLLLGVSLPHEIKVYSPRYHVARSLVRKGKPIVGDIWFCISSTETYAVIHDFLWSPNATIVIVHDEYFSVLNDGLLFETKKNQDTDLWVNAKVCMDDKIPDIKGSPHLPVQMNVKSGLLSTISFGLTNGSDDSVVKTGIRFQEVIDKLGAPLPVYHPNALLVNMYSGHWKRACVALQHLIQNCGSYNSYTNGNNCAKSRPVIPSVHLSTYLEGGAQSTSLTFMPFQSNENASAVKPPVQIPGGLSHSWGIDTKLTSSLPSTKFDLSSCAETIEKQNFADLTFSEKIQTLSIVDLLREVSNPHAPSVYDSLDEPGRRFWVCVRFQLLYIARKYGRVASAGELVADSELFGWAFHSDCQENLFTSLLSSDPSWEDMRKNGVGYWYTNTTQLRQKMEKLARQQYLKNKDPKACALLYIALNRIQVLTGLFKISKDEKDKPLVAFLSRNFQEEKNRAAALKNAYVLMGRHQLELAVAFFLLGGDTSSAINVCAKNLGDEQLALVICRLIEGGGGSLEQQLVSKWLLPSAVEREDYWLASLLEWMLGNYLKAFLRMLGVEDNRPAIVSKHASFLDPSIGAFCLMLSNKNMMRNAIGERNAAVLGRWAILMSSVAFERCRLPLEALDTCSCSLTLPEDSNQASMPDIGHSELLDKLLKKSTSNWISSDVAFQTQKCAQKDLAMQYISRLLKEHPSWLFTSMVTFGPCKNYEHDFQQYDKLLRSFQNKLSVGIRHFEQKFSISFHHLLGMIILLLSNSSTYFGCRILDDLASWYSLEGKMDLYDSSWYPICSNLLLESTKEVSYLFSKYIFACGMACSKLKQLSTKSNGCGESIFTAGQFYMEDLILSLHNLRATIRFISDSSVEDVSTVFLDLAEYFTYFASAWFLRDFKFLLMIVKPLASASTKRDIVNYGMTIEDVRELLKQLRELLNYSAWTDDFRVSNECTNSTRLDKDENDVIWPSIPEDLKCKLTEASLWWHMSNFVKIQTNLLSEKLEDCYSFGDFCRLSTLSNNNITLQEQMRVVSVALAKLLETTCVHISSYFEEQLMAFLQKKIRGGYVFSNLTRSQHKELSQGDVSKNVLDIEDRSSLYDALWESFADPELILGEEKSRWLHNCKPKVFNSWSDLLTTTTVELNAEEQEGRSSTSSSSSRTEFPIKNLSSDGHSSGSNGKDISLAKEVNLFQKPKEICKRNGELLEALCVNSIVENQAVLASNRKGLIFFNLDGPLLESPASYIWTKTDWPHNGWAGSESSPVPTCVSPGIGLGINNGAHLGLGGATIGTGSLSMPGKDLTGGGAFGIPGYAGIGASGLGWGLQEDFEEIVDPPTTMESIHTRALSSHPSMPYFLVGSNNTLVYLWEFGKHKATATYGVLPAANVPPPYALASVSAVQFDQCGHRFATAALDGTVCTWQLEVGGRSNIYPTESSLCFNNHASDVTYLAASGSIVAAAGYSSSGVNVVIWDTLTPPGSSRASIMCHEGGARSLSVFDNDIGSGSVSPYIVTGGKYGDIGLHDFRYIATGKVKKQRHVSNGQEYNNTSLAPEMQSRTADQNRNGMLWYIPKAHSGSITKISTIPNTSFFLTGSKDGDVKLWDARTARLVFQWPKMHDRHTFLQPGYRGFSGVVRDAVTDIRVLSDGFLTCGGDGSVKMVQFNNGAI encoded by the exons ATGAAACAGAAAAATTGGTTTCCGACGAATCCCTCCGGCGCCACAAAACTGGAAGAAGATAACTCATCGGAAAACTCTGAAGATTTCTCAAACAGATTGCCTCTTCCATACATTAGAAAACAGACAATTCCTCCGGCACCTTCCCAGTCCCAATCCGCCATCGATTGGTTGCCTGACTTCGCCGATTACTCATGGATCGCTTATGGAGCTTCTTCTCTTCTAGTCATTTCTCACTTACCTACTCCTCTCTCCAAACAAGAAACCTTGATCGGTCCAATTTTGAGTCAAGTCTTCGAGCTATCAAACGACGGCTCTGGCGCCGTTACGGCAGTTTCTTGGTGCCTGTCCACACCTTCAAACGGAGATCTAGCAGCTGCACTTGGAAACTGCATCGGACTGTTCAGTAATCTCGAAG GTTCTTTTTGTTGGAGGCAGACTACAGTTCTCGTGCAAAGTACAAAGGTGGAGGCCATCAAATGGACAGGGTCTGGAGATGGAATTATTTCATGTGGTGTTGATGTTGTATTCTGGAGAAAGAAGAGCATTTCCTGGGAAATAGCTTGGAAGTTCAAACCCAAAGTGCCTCATACTTTGGTTTCTGCTACAACATTCCTTGAAGGACCTTCAGCAACGGCGCCTTTCAGTGATGTACATATTGAAGTTTCATCATCTGCAATTATTGAAGCAAGTAAATCTGTCTTGGTATATCATGGAGATTTTGTAACTTCCAAGTATGTCAAATATGAGCTACGTCATCCTCAACCTGTTTCAATGATTCAATGGAGACCTTCTGGGGGTAGATTATCTGAATTAGATGGGAAACATTTACCCAGACATGTGTTACTGACATGCTGTTTAGATGGAACTGCAAGGGTTTGGAGTGAAATTGGTGAGGGAAGGATCAAAAGAATGAACAACAAGGATATTAATGACAAGAAAAATCCAAGAAGATCATTTCATGTTGTTGCGGTTATTGAGATTAATCAAGCACTAAATGCATCCCTTGGATTCAATGTATTTGTGCGATGGGCAACTGAAGTTAATAATATTCCTAATGCTGGTAGTGGAGCCGATCAGCATGTTTCTTCAGTAGGTTATCCAAATGACACAATTGGCAGGTGTGAATGGTTGGTTGCATTTGGTCCTCATAAATTGGTGTCATTTTGGGCCATTCACTGTCTTGATGACCATTCCCCAATGAGATTTCCTCGAGTGACATTATGGAAAAGACAAGAGTTAACAGATACTGAGATGGCAATCGGTGGTTCATTGGTCGATACAGTTGTTGTCTCAAGAAACCAGGCATTTGGTCCACCAGCTTTCTTCCATTTTGTTGGTTTGTTACCTTCTAATTTCATATTGCGGTCTCATTTCAATATTCAAATATCAAGTAAAATAGAGGATGAGTCGTCATCCATTTCTGGCGAAGAGAACATAATGTCGACTGTCCTAAACTTAAAAGGTCATTCTGGAAAAATTCTACATGTTTTAGTCCATCCATGTAAGTCTGAAACACAAATTGCTGTTTCCTTGGACTCAAATGGACTGGTTTTATTTTGGTCAATTAGTGCCAATTCTAATTGCTTCACGGGCCTGCCTACATTAAAGCCTGCTTGGAAACCTTGTGGATGGATGGTAGTTCAGGATCCTTACCCTAAGTATACAAGCTTAACATGGGCACCTTCTTTATCTGTTGAGTACCATATTCTTCTTATGGGACATACTGGAGGTGTTGATTGCATTTTGGTTAAGATTTCGAGGACTGATGATGACGAAACATCCTTTCACAAGCTTTGCACGTTGCCTCTTACTTGTCTTTCTCTTGAAAATGGGCCACATGAACTCTATTCCATTCCACTGCCTTCCACTTGTAAAGAAACCTTTATTTTTAACAGCTATATACTCTTAGCCATATGTAAGAAACCCTTTCAGGCTCTATCATGGAAAATAACCATGCATTCCTATGATAGCGATCAAACCTTCTGTCAGTGCAAGTTTGAGGCTGTTAATAAAGACTGTACAATGTTGTTTGAAAGTAACTTTGCTGGTAAAACCTACTGCATTGCCATTAATTCATGTTCTTCGGTATTGCCCGACTCACATGAAAATGATGAGGTTACAAGCTTTTCTGTAGTGTGTCCAAATATCTCCATACTGtctgaaaaacaaaatttgtacaTGGGCAATGAGTTGTGTGGTCCTTATCCTGTATATCACATGGCAACTGGCAGCTCCAATGGTAGCATAAAGCTGTGGAGAAGTGTTTTGGAAGATGAATCACGTTCCAGATTACACTGGGAATTAATGGGCATGCTTGATGCACACGAGGGTCAAATCTCAGTTATATCTGCCACTGATTGTGGCAGAAAGATCGCTACAGTTTCCAGCGTAGACCACTTAGCCACTGTTCATATATGGGAACTTGTGTATATTGCACATTCTGGTAAGTTTATCCTGGAGGATACATTATCGTTAGAAGGAGaaattatttctatcaattgGCTCACTGTTGGGAATGGCCAGTTATTACTTGGGGTTAGTCTTCCGCATGAGATCAAGGTTTATTCTCCAAGGTACCATGTTGCTCGGTCTCTGGTGAGAAAAGGGAAACCTATAGTAGGAGACATTTGGTTTTGCATTTCATCTACTGAGACATATGCTGTAATTCATGACTTCCTTTGGAGCCCAAATGCCACCATTGTGATTGTGCACGATGAGTATTTTTCTGTCTTAAACGATGGATTATTGTTTGAAACCAAGAAAAATCAAGATACTGACCTATGGGTAAATGCAAAAGTTTGCATGGATGACAAAATCCCTGATATCAAAGGATCGCCTCATCTCCCCGTGCAAATGAATGTAAAATCGGGTTTGTTGTCAACTATTTCCTTTGGCCTCACAAATGGATCAGATGATTCGGTTGTTAAGACTGGTATTCGGTTTCAAGAGGTTATAGACAAGCTAGGTGCTCCACTACCAGTGTATCATCCAAATGCCCTTCTAGTGAACATGTACTCAG GCCATTGGAAGCGAGCATGTGTCGCTTTGCAACATCTTATACAGAACTGCGGTTCCTATAATTCATATACCAATGGGAACAACTGTGCTAAGTCACGACCTGTCATTCCTTCAGTTCACCTGTCAACTTATCTTGAAGGAGGAGCCCAGTCAACCAGCTTGACCTTTATGCCATTTCAGTCTAATGAAAATGCCTCCGCAGTTAAACCACCTGTGCAAATCCCTGGAGGATTGAGCCATTCATGGGGCATTGACACTAAGTTAACTTCATCTTTGCCATCCACTAAATTCGACTTAAGTAGTTGTGCGGAAACAATTGAGAAGCAAAATTTTGCAGATTTAACTTTCTcagaaaagattcaaactctttccattgttgatcttctccGTGAAGTTAGCAATCCACATGCTCCATCTGTTTATGATAGTCTTGATGAACCTGGTCGAAG GTTTTGGGTTTGCGTGAGGTTTCAACTTCTATACATTGCTCGAAAATATGGTAGAGTGGCATCTGCAGGAGAATTAGTGGCTGATTCCGAACTTTTTGGTTGGGCCTTCCACTCTGACTGTCAAGAGAATTTGTTCACTTCTCTGTTGTCTAGTGATCCTTCTTGGGAAGACATGCGTAAGAATGGTGTAGGTTATTGGTACACAAATACGACACAGTTACGTCAAAAG ATGGAGAAGTTGGCTAGACAACAATACTTGAAAAACAAAGACCCTAAAGCCTGTGCACTTCTCTACATAGCCCTGAACAGGATTCAAGTTTTGACTGGTCTCTTTAAGATTAGTAAAGACGAGAAAGACAAACCACTGGTGGCATTCCTTTCTCGCAATTTTCAA GAGGAAAAAAACAGGGCAGCTGCTTTAAAAAATGCTTATGTTTTAATGGGGAGACATCAGTTAGAGTTGGCTGTTGCCTTTTTCTTGCTTGGAGGTGATACGTCTTCTGCTATCAACGTATGTGCAAAAAACCTTGGTGATGAGCAGCTTGCTCTTGTTATTTGCCGCCTCATTGAGGGAGGTGGTGGATCACTTGAACAACAGTTGGTATCGAAATGGCTACTTCCTTCAGCTGTTGAAAGGGAAGACTACTGGCTTGCAAGTTTGTTAGAG TGGATGTTAGGAAATTATCTGAAAGCTTTCTTGCGTATGCTTGGTGTTGAAGATAATAGACCAGCCATTGTGTCTAAACACGCTTCTTTTCTGGATCCAAGCATTGGTGCATTTTGCTTGATGCtgtcaaataaaaatatgatgagAAATGCTATAGGAGAGCGAAATGCTGCAGTCCTTGGGAGGTGGGCAATTTTGATGTCTTCTGTTGCCTTTGAAAGATGTCGCCTGCCT CTTGAAGCTCTAGATACTTGCTCATGCTCTCTGACTCTTCCTGAGGATTCAAATCAAGCAAGCATGCCAGATATTGGACATTCTGAACTTCTGGACAAGCTGCTAAAAAAATCCACCTCCAACTGGATATCTAGTGATGTTGCTTTTCAAACCCAGAAATGTGCTCAAAAGGATTTAGCTATGCAGTATATTTCAAGATTGCTGAAAGAACATCCAAGCTGGCTATTTACCTCTATGGTGACATTTGGACCTTGTAAAAACTATGAGCATGACTTTCAACAGTATGACAAGCTGCTAAGAAGTTTTCAAAACAAACTATCTGTAGGGATCAGACATTTTGAGCAGAAGTTCTCTATATCTTTTCACCATCTACTGGGAATG ATAATTCTTTTGCTTTCCAACAGCAGTACATATTTTGGATGCCGCATACTGGATGACCTTGCTTCTTGGTATTCTTTGGAGGGTAAGATGGATTTATATGATAGCTCGTGGTATCCCATCTGCTCTAATCTACTTCTGGAAAGCACCAAAGAAGTGTCCTATTTGTTTTCGAAATATATTTTTGCTTGTGGTATGGCCTGCTCTAAACTGAAACAATTATCCACCAAAAGCAACGGCTGTGGTGAAAGTATATTTACTGCAGGACAGTTTTATATGGAAGATCTTATATTATCCTTGCATAATTTAAGAGCTACAATAAGATTTATCTCTGATTCTTCCGTTGAAGATGTATCCACAGTCTTTCTTGATTTAGCTGAGTATTTTACATACTTTGCATCAGCTTGGTTCTTGAGGGATTTTAAATTCCTTCTAATGATTGTGAAACCCTTAGCTTCTGCTAGTACCAAAAGGGACATTGTTAATTATGGAATGACTATAGAAGATGTCAGGGAGCTCCTTAAGCAGCTGAGGGAGCTTCTTAATTATTCTGCATGGACCGATGATTTCAGGGTTTCTAATGAGTGTACAAATTCTACACGACTTGACAAAGATGAGAATGATGTTATATGGCCGTCTATACCAGAAGATTTAAAATGCAAATTGACTGAAGCTTCCTTATGGTGGCATATGTCCAATTTTGTGAAAATTCAGACGAATTTGTTGTCTGAAAAGCTTGAAGATTGTTATTCATTTGGTGATTTCTGTAGGCTTTCCACTCTCTCAAATAACAATATTACATTACAGGAACAGATGAGAGTCGTTTCTGTAGCTCTGGCCAAATTACTTGAAACTACATGTGTGCACATTTCTTCTTATTTTGAGGAGCAACTCATGGCTTTCCTGCAGAAGAAAATAAGAGGGGGatatgttttttcaaatttgacaAGGTCACAACATAAGGAACTTAGCCAGGGCGACGTCAGCAAGAATGTGTTGGACATTGAAGATAGATCTTCACTTTATGATGCTTTGTGGGAGTCATTTGCAGATCCTGAACTAATATTAGGTGAAGAAAAATCTAGGTGGCTGCATAATTGTAAGCCTAAGGTTTTCAACTCTTGGAGTGACTTACTTACAACAACCACAGTGGAATTAAATGCTGAAGAGCAAGAAGGTAGATCTAGCACTAGTTCTTCTAGCAGCAGGACTGAATTTCCTATAAAAAATCTTTCATCAGATGGTCATTCTTCTGGAAGCAATGGGAAAGATATTAGCCTAGCCAAAGAGGTTAATCTTTTCCAGAAACCTAAAGAGATTTGTAAGAGAAATGGAGAACTTTTGGAG GCACTATGTGTTAATTCCATTGTTGAAAATCAAGCTGTTCTAGCTAGCAACCGTAAG ggtttaatatttttcaacttgGATGGGCCACTTTTAGAATCTCCAGCCAGTTATATCTGGACCAAAACAGATTGGCCACATAATGGATGGGCTGGATCAGAATCGTCTCCAGTTCCCACTTGTGTGTCTCCTGGCATTGGCCTAGGTATTAATAACGGAGCACACCTTGGTTTGGGAGGAGCAACAATTGGCACAGGTTCTTTGTCAATGCCAGGGAAAGACTTAACAGGTGGAGGAGCATTTGGAATCCCTGGATATGCTGGTATTGGCGCTTCTGGCCTTGGGTGGGGCCTACAGGAGGACTTCGAGGAGATTGTTGATCCACCTACAACTATGGAGAGCATTCACACCAGGGCATTATCAAGTCACCCATCCATGCCTTACTTTCTTGTTGGTTCTAATAATACACTCGTGTACTTGTGGGAG TTTGGTAAGCATAAAGCTACTGCAACATATGGAGTGCTTCCTGCAGCAAATGTACCTCCTCCCTATGCTCTTGCATCTGTATCAGCTGTGCAGTTTGATCAGTGTGGACATAGATTTGCAACTGCTGCATTGGATGGAACTGTATGCACATGGCAACTTGAAGTTGGAGGAAGGAGCAACATCTATCCAACAGAGTCATCCCTCTGCTTTAATAACCATGCATC AGATGTTACTTACCTTGCTGCAAGTGGATCAATAGTTGCTGCTGCTGGTTATAGCTCCAGTGGGGTCAATGTGGTCATATGGGACACACTTACTCCCCCAGGATCGTCTCGAGCATCTATTATGTGTCATGAAG GAGGGGCTCGATCCCTTTCAGTTTTTGACAATGACATAGGAAGCGGTTCTGTTTCTCCTTACATTGTAACTGGTGGGAAATATGGCGATATAGGACTTCATGATTTCCGATACATAGCTACAGGAAAGGTAAAGAAGCAGAGGCATGTATCCAACGGTCAAGAATACAACAATACATCCTTAGCACCTGAAATGCAAAGCAGAACTGCTGACCAGAATCGAAACGGAATGCTTTGGTACATACCAAAGGCTCACTCAG GGAGCATCACAAAAATATCTACCATTCCCAATACTAGTTTTTTCTTGACGGGAAGTAAAGATGGAGATGTTAAACTTTGGGATGCTAGGACAGCTAGGTTGGTCTTTCAGTGGCCAAAAATGCACGATAGGCATACCTTTTTGCAACCAGGCTACCGGGGCTTCAGTGGAGTTGTTCgg GATGCAGTTACAGACATTCGAGTTCTTTCTGATGGTTTTCTGACATGTGGAGGAGATGGTTCTGTCAAGATGGTCCAGTTTAACAATGGTGCTATatag